In Sulfurimonas sp. C5, the genomic window TCTTTCATTTTGTCTGCATAGTTTTCAAATGCTTGGATGATACCTGTAAATGTTTTTGCAACATCTGTGAAGTTTGCAATAGCACCACCGATGATTAATACTTTATCTCTACCTTGAGCATCTTTAGCTCTAGTCATAAGATCTAGTAAAGTTTCAGCATAGAATTTTGTTTCACCAGTAGTTGGACCACCAGAATATTCACCATAGTTAGCAAGGTCATCGATACCTGCCATATCAGCAATAGTATCAGCGTAAACAACTGAAGCACCACCACCAGCAACCATAGTCCAGATTCTAGCATCTGGTTTTAATAAAGTTAGTTTTAAAGATGCACCAGTTTTCGCATCAGCTTCTTCAACAGCTAATACTTCAGGAGATTTTTCTTCCATACCGAATGCAGTTGGATATTCAACATCACCCCAAGCATCTCTCATTAAGAAACCTGCAGTATCGTCAAGCTTAGCAACCATATCTAAAAGCTCAATTTTGTTTCCTTGCATTACGAATGGGTTAATTTCAAGGTATGCAAAGTTTAATTCACGGTAAGCTCTGAAGAAACCAATTGCAAATTTTGCAAAGTTCTCTTTATCTTCAGCTTTTACATCTGCAGGTACATTTGCAGCAATTTTTTCAGCTATTTCTTCTTCTGTAGCAGTAATAGGGAATGCTACTTCAGTAACTTTTTCATCCCAACCTTCTTCAACTTCCATACCACCTTCAGCTGACATATATAGAACATCGTTGTCACCAACACATGTAGCAGAGATATAGTACTCTTCAGATTGGTCATGCGGAGTAAACGGCTCAACAACAAAGTGAGTTAACATATCTACTTTTGGATCACCTGTTGGAGTGTCACCGTCAAATGAAAAGTATACAGATTGTTTGTCACCTGATTTTTCATCAATCCAAGATGCAGCTTTTGCTAAAGATACATCACCTGGTTTTTGGTCTTTAAATAAAACTAAACCGTTTTTACCACGTTTACCAAATAACATATCTGGTTTTGCAACTAGTGGTTTTTCATTTAACCAAGCTTTTTCTTTTGCAGCATCTTTTAGTTCAGCACCGTTTTGAACCATGATTGTTTCATATGCATAAGTAAAGTCTGGAAAGTACTTGTTCCAATGTTTTGCTAAAATCGACTTCGCGTCATATTCTCGTATCGCTTTTTGAGCCATAGAAACTCCCTATTTTGATATTTGGGGATGATTGTATCATAAAGTTCCTAACAATTATATTCCAGAGTAAGGTTAATTATAAAATTAGCTTATTTTTTGTGAATTTTTGTAACATATGCCCTATACACAGTATGACCACTGTAACTTATTGTTACACTATTGGGCTTATTCTTATCTATTGGAAGCTCTTTGAGAGAATATTCCCTACATTTTTCAATACCGTAAAACTTTAAGCGCTGTTGCATTTTGTAATCTGTTTTAACACATTGAATGTTACGTTTGTGTAATTCTTTGGCTAAATCTTTTGCAATATACATATTGTATGCAAAGTGTTGTTTTGGATTATCCAAAACACCATAAAGATTTTTATTAAATAGTACTAGTAATGTGTGTAAAAATAGGAATAAAAAAGATAATACAAAAATGGTTTTATATCTTTTTCTAAACATTTTGAGTCTTACTCTATATGAGTGTATAAATGTTTGTGCGGCAAGAGGAAGTGCTATCATCAAGTAAGGTGCAAAGTATTCTATATCTAGTCTTTGTCTAAATGAAAGAAGTAAAGAAAAAATAAGTGCAGTAGTTGCAATGTACCATACCTTGTCTATTTTATCTGCCAAATATTTTCTATACAAGGCATATACTAAATATACAAAGACAATAGGAGAGAAAATAGCACTGTAGACTGCAATTGTGTCTAAGAAATGCCCACTTGGAACTCCGTATATTTGTAATCGATACAAATAAGCTGATATGGCCAATAAAATTAAATTATAAACTATATTTTTGTAATCTTTAGCAAATATATTATAGATGAGAACACCTAAAAGTAGATATGCAAAACCACCATCCATAAAAGCATAGATAAGTAATAAAACATTTGTATACCTGCTAGATACTCTTTGATCCAGATAGATAAACAACAGTAAACCGAATAATACTAAAAAAGCGTGACTCAATACTAATGCAGCACTCAGTATTCCCGGCAACATCACATATAAAAGAAGTAACCAAAGTCTATCCCGTGTTCGTTGCAGGTATTTGCCAGAGATACTATAAAAAAGCAAACTGCTTATAAGATGGATAAAAATTATAGGTAAACGAAGTGTGTAATCATTACTGCCGAATTTCGAGATCAAAAAGTTGAAAAATGTACTTAAAAAACTTTGTTCTTCATAAAGTACATAGGCTTCTGCCGAAGAGATAGACAAATTGTCTATCTGAAAAAAGAGTATAGTTACATCTATTCCCAATATTAAGAATAAGATGAGTTTTGGCATCATAGTTTTAAGAAGTTTCCTATGATTTCATGTCCGTACTGACTCATTATAGATTCAGGGTGAAACTGCACCCCGTATATATCTTTATCTTTTATTTTTAGAGCCATAATCTCATTATCGTCTGTAGAATATGCTGTAGGTTCAATCACTTCTGGCAAGGTATTTTTATCTACAATCAAAGAATGGTATCTTGTTGCAATAAACTCTTCTGGTAAATCTTTAAAAATTTCACAAGAAATATGCTGTTTCATCGTTGAAGTTTTACCGTGCATCATATTTTTTGCACGTACTACATCTCCACCAAAGACCTGAGCAATACTTTGATGCCCCAAACAAATTCCAAGTATTGGAAGTTTATCTTTAAAGTGTTCTATTACCGCTAAGGTCACACCTGCTTCATCAGGTGAAGCCGGACCGGGAGAGATAATAATTTTTTCAGGGTTTAGCGCTTCGATCTCTTCAATACTCATCTCGTCATTACGGATAATTTTTAGATCAGCTCCAAGCTCACGACAATACTGAACTATATTGTATGTAAAACTGTCATAGTTATCTATCATTAAAATCATTTAGTTGTTTCCTAAATATATAATACGTATTTTAAACGTATTATACATATTCTACTATTGTTTTATAATTAAAGGATCTTTCTTTTGTAAATTATCCCCATCTCCAAGCATTAAAGCCAGCCACTTTGTCTTCTCGTTGGCATTAAAAATAATCTTAGCCATAATTGTAAGCGGAATTGAAAGAAACATTCCAACTATTCCAAGTAACCATCCCCAAAAAATTAAAGACAGAAAAACAACTAAAGTGGAAACACCCAGACCTTTACCCATCACTTTTGGCTCAACTATAGATCCTATGACAATATTTACTAGTACATATACACCTGCAACGATAGAAGCACTCATAAAGCCTAATTGTACAAGTGAGATTAGCACTGCAGGTACTGCCGCTAAGATTGAACCAATGTTTGGAATAAAATTAAGTAAAAATGCAAGAACAGCCCAAAGGAAAGGATAGTCTGTCCCTATAAGCTGTAAGGCAATATAAATTACAAAAGCGGTTGCAAAAGAGATCAAAGACTTAATAACCATATAGTGTTTAATCTTATGAAAAATCTCCTCTATATGCTCTAACGAGTCTTGAGAACTCACTTGTACTTTTCTTATAAAAGTTTCTGACTCCAACAACATAAAAGCCACTGTCAAAATGATTACAAAGCCGTTTGTAAAAAGTGAACCCACACCTTGAACCATCGAAGAGACAAATTTCATGATCTGCTTAGCATTGAGCATTTCTGAAAGAGATTCTATAGATATGCTGTAGCCGAAAGATTGTAAAAAACTTGCGATATATTCATAATATATCACTAGTTTTTCTGTGTAGTCATCTACATTTACACTGAATTGGTATACAGATGTAGAGATAAGCTTCACGACAAATAATACAACGAGTAAAAAAACTCCAAGTACTGCAATTAGAGCAAGTGATGAAGGTATTTTTTTTGATTTTAAGTATGTGAATGTCGGTGCCAATATAATTGCAATAAAAACAGAAAGTAAAAAAGGAACAATGATTGAAGAAGCATTTTTAATCCCTGCCAAAACAACAACAACACTAGCAAGTACTATAAAATAGTATCCTATCTGCTTCTCTTTCATTATTCTTCCTTTAAGTAGTTTGAATATCTTTCTGATTGGTTATTTGTTGTAGATAATTCGAGATGTTAATAAGTGAGAATGTCACTAAAAATATAAAAAGACCCGGAAAAAAGCTTACCCACCATGCAATCTCTACAACATCTTTTCCACCGCTTAAAATTGTCCCCCAGCTCATTTGAGGTGCAACAATACCAAGTCCTAAGAAACTAAGACCCGATTCTGCAAGAATGGCTCCCCCTACTCCAAATGTAAAACTCACAAAATAGATAGGGGCTAAAATCGGTGCATAATATTTTAGAAGAATTTTTAATTTTGAGACATTTGCAATGTTTAGTATTTTGATATAGCCTTGAAATCCTATCTTGAAACTCTCGGCACGTATTAGCCTTGCTGTTGTCATCCAGCCCGTAATAGAAATAATGACAATTAAGACAAAAATAGAAGCATTCATATAACTTACCAATGCTAAAAGTAAGAAGAATGTAGGAAATGTAAGAAACAGGTCAACTACCAGTACAAATGTTTTATCAACTGTACCTCTAAAATATCCTGCTAGTGAACCTAATATAAGACCAATGAAAGATGCGATTAAAGCACTGCCTACTCCTATAATTAAAGAGACTTTTCCACCTTCAATCAATCGAGCTAGAATATCACGCCCTAATCTATCCGTACCCAATACATGCATCAAAGAAGGAGCTTCCAAGATAGCTTGTGGATTCAGTTCATATGGGCTTACAGTGTAAAAAAACGAACCAAAAAAAGAGAAAAAGAATAAAATAAAGAGAATGAGGCTACTGAAAACCGGCATCTACACTACTGCTTAATTCCAAGTAGTGTTTGCATCATTTGATCAACAGTTGTTATCACTTTTGCAGCTGCACCGTAAGAAGTTTGGTATTTTATAAGATTTGTCATCTCTTCATCTATACTTACTTTCGTAATAGAGTTATATTCCAGTTCCGTCGCATTAAATTGAGTACTGATTGTTTCATTACGGCTGATTGCACTATTTGTTGTAATCCCTACATATGTAGCACTTACATCAAACATTCCGTAAATTGAACTGTTGTAGTTATCTCGACCTACAGCAAAATCATACTTTTCAAATTGCTGTTGTACCATATCTAAAGCAACTCTATTGTCACCGCTTGATGTAGAATATCCAGCTCTGATTGTCGTAGGATTATTTGCCAGATCTGCATTGATTTTGATATCACGTGCATTTTTTCCATCTAAAAATCTATGAAGACCGATAGCACCTGCAAAATTTGAACCTGATGAGAATTCATTAGTTTTTAAATTATCGGCAATTGAAAAAGTATACCCTTGCGCTTTAGATGCTGCATCTATATTTAATTCTAAACGAAGCTCACCCGTTGCTGAAGGCTGAAAATTAAACTGCATAAAATCATCTACATCGTTATTTCCGTTTAGATCTCCGTTATCATCTTTATTTTCTGTAATCTGAGCTTGTATAGAGTTTGAACCTGCTACACCGGACATTGTTGTACCGGCATCGATATTTATTGTTCTTCTTGCTACTTCGTTACCGTCAACGTCATATATAATAACATCAAAAGCACCTTCGTGAATATTCAAATTTGAACTTAGTAGTGCATCACCAACGTTAAGAGGCACAATATTCGACTGCATTGATGTTGTATTACTTTGAGCATATAAATTATTAGTGCTTTCAATCAAGCCTTTTGCAAAAGCATCAAACTGTGCTACAACCGTTTGTATAATACCGTCTGTAGGCATTCCTGTCGTATCATCTAAAGCTCTACCGCGCAGATCGAAAATAGCCCCTATTTTACCACCGTTTAATTCTTCTTCTAAAGGGATCAGTGTTCCATCTTGACGCTCATATGAGACTTCAAAAAAACCATATTCACTTTTTGTTTTATCTATACGAAGAGGGTGATAAGTGCTTCCATCTACAATATTAAAACCATTTACAGAAATAGTATAACTTCCTGTTTTCGTATTTGAATTACTATCAATTTGTATATTAGCTTCAAGCTGCCCTTGATTTACATCTGCACCGATAAGTCTTGCTAAACTTCTTTCAAGTACATTTCTTTTGTCTCTTAGATCACTTGCCTCAAATGTACCTGCAGATTCTGCAGTATCAATACTTAAATTAAGTTCAGCAATTTGTGCTGCAATTTCATTCACTTGATTGATATTGAGTTCAAGCTGACTATTCACTTCTTGTTGTAAAGCAATTATTTGGTCTTGCGTGTCTTTTATGTGGTTTGTTAACGATTCCGTTTGTTTTGCCAAAGCTATTTTAATAGCATCGTTATCCGGATTATCTGCAAATGTCTGCCACATATCGTAGTATGCTGCAAGATCGGCTTTTATACCTACACCGTCAATTTCAGGAAAATAACTTGATAATTCTTCAAGCGTTTTCATCTCAAAATCACTGTACTCTTTATCAGCTGAAACTGATGCATATCTATCAAATACAAAATTATCAAATACACGTTTTATATCTAAAACACGTACGCCGTTTCCAATTTGTCCAGATGTTGTAGAAAGAGGTATAGCAGCTTCGTTTATAACTCTTTGACGTGTATAGCCTTCCGTTTCGGCGTTAGCAATATTATGACCTGTCGTATTGATAGCTACTTGTGCTGCTGAAAGTCCCGAGTAACCTATACCTAATGTATTAAATAAATTAGCCATCTTATACTCTCACTTCCAAGATTGAAGAATCTTTTGATGCAACTTTATTATAGCCCTGCATCTCAGTCGGTACTAGTTTTTCTAGAAAATCATTATATAAATTGCTTACAATAACAACTAACTTTGCATACTCTTTATTTACTTCTCTAAGTTCAGATAATTGTTCTTTTAATTGATCTAATAACGCATGCTGTTCATCATTAAGTAGTTGAGGAAGATCGACACTTGGATTTTGTGTCATAAGCGATGAAATTTCATAATCAATCATCGCTTTTTTAGACTCAAAACTTTTTAATTTTTCATCTTTAATAGAAAGTCTTTCAAATTGGGGATCATGTTGTGCTGCTTTAATATCTTCAATATCTGATTTAGTAATTTGTATAAGATCTTTTAAATCTTCTAAAGCACTTTTTAAATGATGAGTTAACATATCTTCATCCCCTGATTTGATTCACTATTTTTTAAAGTAGTTCATCCGCCATTTTTTTAGATAACGATGATAAATCTACTTTGTACTCGCCAGAGTTTATAGACTCTTTGAGTTGTTCTACCTTACTGCTATCTTTAGCATTTTCAGTACCAACATTTTCCTTTACTTTGTTTTCTGATGCGTTTTTAGCATAAATATTCTGCGCAACAGAGCTGTTTACTCTTGAAATCATAATTTTTCCTTTGTCATCTAAACATTTTCTTAACAGCTATATCGGCAGAATTATAATTTTCTAAACTATTTATATTATTTTTTTTGCGATAAATAATCATAGAGCATCTGAGAAAAACCAAAGCTTCCTGCACTTGCCTTTGAAAGCTCTTCTCTATACATAGATTTATAGATCTTATCACCCGGATCATTTTGTGAAGAGAAGATATTGTTTTCATCTTTCATAGCATTATCCATAAGCATTTTTACCATAATCGCTTCAAATGCATCTGTTTGCTCTCTTAATGCTTTGTCTTCTACTTTCGTATTGATCTGAGGGATATCTTTGTTTTGAGTAACTAACTGTGCCTGAGCCTGTAACGCATTCAATCCGTAACTCATTAGATCACCTCCAGCTCAGCTGAAATACTGCCGACACTTTTCATTGCTTCTAAAATAGCTATGATATCTTTAGGTGTAGCACCCAATTTTTGCAGTGAACGTACTAAATTGGCAACCGTCGTCGTACCTTTTTTCGTATAAAGCTGGTTATCATTCATCCCTATAACCATATTTTTATCTACAGTCATAGAGCCTTCAGGTGCAGTAATATCATTCTCTTCAACAATTTTAATAGTAATATCCCCGTGTGTCAGCATAATAGGCTTTAACTCTATGTCAACACCAGCTACAATCGTACCAGTTCTCTCGTTGATTACAATTTTGTCTTGAGGTTTATATGCCATATCTACATTTTGAACCTCTGCAAGAAATTCAATCATTGAACGGTTTTGAGGACGTTTTAATTTTACACTTCTCGAATCGATTGCGACAGCAACTTGTGTATTAAAATGCTGATTGATCGCATTTTGAACCGATACTGCGTTTGAAAATCCGGCTTCTTTTAATGATAGTGTCGCATATTCCTGGTGAAAAAGGTCAATATTAATTTCACGCTCAACCAAACCGCCGTTAAATACAAGTCCTGTAGTTGGATGAGATTCAGAACCTGCACCTCTTTGATTCATACCACCAATACTCAGCGGTCCTTGTGCTAAAGCATAGATCTTACCGTCTACCCCTTTTAAAGGTGTCATAAGAAGTGTACCGCCTTCTAAACTTTTTGCATCACCAATCGAAGAAACCGTAACATCAAATTTATCCCCTTGTCTTGCAAAAGGTTTGAGTTTTGCAGTAACTACAACTGCGGCAACGTTTTTAGATTTAATATCTACTGGATTCATATCGATATTCATCGCCTTTAGCATGTTAGCGATAGATTGAAGGGTGAATTTTGAAGTAGTACCGTCACCTGTTTTTTTCAAACCGACTACAAGAGAATAGCCGATAATCTGGTTTTCCCTTACTCCGACGATGTTTGAAACATCAGTGATTTTAGTAGCATATAGTGATGATAAAAAAAGTATAAATGTTAGTAGTATTTTCATTCATTCCCCTAAGTTGTTAAGAAGAATGAAGCAAAGTTTATTCCAATTCGTCAGATATTAGGTAAGTTAAGCTGGTTTTCCCAAACTTTTTTGTTTTTTTTGTTGTATATATACCGATTTGTTCCGGTATTTTTAGAGCACTCATATGTTCAATTATGATCATTCTTACAACTTCTTTTGGAAGATTTTCAATAAGCTGCATAGTATTATCATAAATATCTTCCATCCCCTCTCTGTAACTAAAAGGTGGATCTATATAGATATAAGCATCTTCGTTTAGGCGTTTTAAAGAGGAAACAACTGCATTGATATTTACAAAACTGTCTCCGCCGAAAACTTCACAGCTGCTCGGATCTGTTTGTGCTATGTTCTTTTTCAAAACTCTCAAAGCATCTCTGTCTTTTTCCATGAAATAAATTTTTTTCGCTCCACGGCTGAGTGCTTCTAGTCCTATTGAACCGCTGCCGCTAAATACCTCAACAAAATTCGAGTCTATTACGTCAAACTGCAGAGTATTAAAAAATGATTCTAACACTATCGCTTTTGAACTTCTTGTTGTTGTTTTTGAAGGAAGCTCTAATATTTTTCCTTTATATTTTCCCGCTACAATTTTTTTTGTTAATTTGTTACTTTTCATAAAATGCTTTTACTGCTCTTAAAATATTTTCTTTATATTCATTTGTCAAAGATTCAATTCGTTTTTCCAAAATTGAAAAATCCAAACCATCATCTTCAAAAAATTCTTCTTTTTGCTTAGATTGTTGCTCTTTTGGGCTCATTGCTTCATATCTTTTTTCCAATGCCAAAATCAGCTGCGACTTTGAGAAAGGCTTTATGAGATCTGCTTCTTCATCATTTGCTATATAAAAACATTTGGGATCGTTTAAACACTTTGTATCCCTTATAATAATGTCACTTTTTTTGCTTGAGTCTAAATATTTNTTTATATTTTCCCGCTACAATTTTTTTTGTTAATTTGTTACTTTTCATAAAATGCTTTTACTGCTCTTAAAATATTTTCTTTATATTCATTTGTCAAAGATTCAATTCGTTTTTCCAAAATTGAAAAATCCAAACCATCATCTTCAAAAAATTCTTCTTTTTGCTTAGATTGTTGCTCTTTTGGGCTCATTGCTTCATATCTTTTTTCCAATGCCAAAATCAGCTGCGACTTTGAGAAAGGCTTTATGAGATCTGCTTCTTCATCATTTGCTATATAAAAACATTTGGGATCGTTTAAACACTTTGTATCCCTTATAATAATGTCACTTTTTTTGCTTGAGTCTAAATATTTTCCCAAAAAAAGTTCTAAAGACTTTTGTAATAACGGAGATGAACACTCAACGGCTACTCTCATAAACTATCCTTGTAAATAATACTCGATCGAATATCGTAAATCTGCATCTAAATTCTCTAGTGACAACATCCAATGCAGATATTGAGGATCGCTATGCACGATCTCCTCTATATATTTTCCATTGTATTTTCCAAAACTAAACTTTTGAAGTAACACATTTTGAAAACTGAGTTCAAACATCTGCTCTTGTGAGATACTCTCAAGAAGATAATCAAAAAGAGATTTTATCATAACTACATCTTCTAACGGCTTATATATAGGTTCATTCTCATCCGAAAGCTGTAATTCATAGCGTAAATATTGTAAGTCAAATCTATCAATATCGCTTATAATATGTTTTGCAATCCGCTTTGTATCTATAATTTGTCCCGCAATACCTACACCAAAAGGTTCCAGTAAATTACGAATAAATTCATAATCATGTACGACAACTACACTTTTATCATCTAATTCTTGTAAAAACTGGTATATTTTACTATGAAGAAAAGTCCCTTTCTCTTTAATGTGCTGATTACTTATATGATGATATGCTGAAGCCTCCGGTGTAATTTTTTTCCCTTCATTAATCAGTTCTGTAAAGTAATCTTCGCCGCTTAAAACACTAACCGCACAAATCTTATCGTCAAGTTCATTTCCTGTAGCTTTGAAATCTAAAAACACTAGCATTTTACAATCCTGATTTGCTTACATCTTACACCTATAAAAATAAAAGAAAAATAGCCTGAAAGTAAAATAGCCCCATATAATACATAGATATTATAATAATCAAACAGGATAAGATTTATGATCATAAATGCAGCAGTCAGCCATATAAGAAGCATAAACCACTTTCGCCAAAACTTGACGAGGTCTCCGTATCCGATCACATCTATATACTCTTTTTTATTTGGGCACGATAAAAGCTTGAAAGTAAACCCTGCAAAACATCTGTTAAAAATATATTTAACACTTCGAAATAAAGCAATCAAGACTGCAAAATTGAGAGTGATCAAAAACCAAAAATTAAAAAGTTCAAAAAGCGCATTCAATACCTCTTGTTCTAGGGGAACAAACCCCTGTTTTATATAAAGAACAGTCGTTATTATTAATGATAGGACTACAGCTAAAACAATACTCTCCACTATCACTCTAAAAGCCCAGAACAACCAAAGCGTAAAATAAAATTTTTTCATATTTAGGAGAACTGTCCGAGCATTGTATGATAATGTTCAAGAGTCATAAAACTTTTCTCAAATCTGTAACGGATAATAAACTCTACTACTTTGTTTTTAAACTCGATATCAACGTTTTCTGCTCTACCAAAATAGCCCAAAGAGATATTTTTGCTTTTCACCTTAGCAGTCTTGTCATATGCTATTGCCAAAACCTGTAGATAACGACCCTCTTTAATCTCACCCAAATTTTCGATCTGCAGAGAAGCCCCAGAGAGGTTAATAGCTTTAAACTCAAAAAGATCTTCAAAATTGTGTACTTTTTGGTCTATTCCAATCTCTTTGTAGAGCTCTTTTAACTTTGCAAGATTTTCTTTTCTTGCAAGTTCATAATTTGATATAGATATTTTATTTGTTAAGTTTTTTAATCGGTCTAATGCTGAACTCATATATTATTCCTTCTTTTAAAATTATACAATATAAATTTCTAAAAGGTTAATATTAGTAGCACTTGGAAGATATTAAACTATAGTATCAACTTCAAAGTGATAATAATCTTTAATATCGCTATAAAGGAAGTCTTTATATTCAGGTGAAGTAATCTCATAATTGACTTTTACAAGCTCATCGTTTAGACTCTCAATTGAATAGTCAAGTTCTGATAAATGTGGAAATTTAGGCACTATATCTTCAACCGTAGTCGTACTAAAAAAATCATCCGGATTAAAACTCATTGTATCTCCTTTTTAATAATTACATTACGCTGCACTATCTATTCCTTTGTAACAATATTCAATATAATCGGGTAAATGCTAAACGGTAAATTAATCGATTTTCAGCTATAATGAGACAATTATATAAACTATAAAAGAGCAAGATGGATTATTTAAAGATAGAAGGGATAGAGTCCCTCAAGGGCACAATAAAAATTGCAGGTGCGAAGAATGCTTCGCTTCCTCTTATTGCGATGACGATTCTCGCTAAAAACAAACTCAACATTACAAATCTTCCAGACGTTGTAGATATTAAAACTCTTTTAAAACTTTTAAGCAACCTCGGTGCGGAGTGTGAATTTAACGAACATCATGTATCTGTTGATACTGCAAAAATGCATGAAACAAGAGCAACTTATGACATAGTCAAAACTATGCGTGCTTCTATTTTAGTTCTAGGACCGACTCTAGCACGTTTTGGGCACTGTGAGGTTTCTCTTCCGGGTGGATGTGCCATTGGTCAACGTCCTATTGATCTTCATCTAAAAGCATTAGAGCAAATGGGTGCAGAGATAGACATCAAAGCCGGTTACGTAGAGACAAAAGCTCCCAACGGTCTTAAAGGATGTGAAATCATCTTTGATAAGATCACTGTTACAGGTACTGCTAATATTGTCATGGCTGCAGCTCTTGCCCACGGCGAAACAATTCTCGTAAACGCTGCTCGTGAACCTGAAGTTGTACAACTTTGTGAAATTTTAAATGCTAGCGGCGTTAAAATTGAAGGTATCGGTACATCAGTATTGAAAATTCAAGGTAGTTGCGGTGAACTTCTCGATATGCCTGATTTCTCAATTATCCCTGATAGGATT contains:
- a CDS encoding ATP citrate lyase citrate-binding domain-containing protein, coding for MAQKAIREYDAKSILAKHWNKYFPDFTYAYETIMVQNGAELKDAAKEKAWLNEKPLVAKPDMLFGKRGKNGLVLFKDQKPGDVSLAKAASWIDEKSGDKQSVYFSFDGDTPTGDPKVDMLTHFVVEPFTPHDQSEEYYISATCVGDNDVLYMSAEGGMEVEEGWDEKVTEVAFPITATEEEIAEKIAANVPADVKAEDKENFAKFAIGFFRAYRELNFAYLEINPFVMQGNKIELLDMVAKLDDTAGFLMRDAWGDVEYPTAFGMEEKSPEVLAVEEADAKTGASLKLTLLKPDARIWTMVAGGGASVVYADTIADMAGIDDLANYGEYSGGPTTGETKFYAETLLDLMTRAKDAQGRDKVLIIGGAIANFTDVAKTFTGIIQAFENYADKMKEVGIKIYVRRGGPNYEKGLKDIKEAADRLGLWIDVYGPETHVTDIVRMAVEA
- a CDS encoding aminodeoxychorismate/anthranilate synthase component II — protein: MILMIDNYDSFTYNIVQYCRELGADLKIIRNDEMSIEEIEALNPEKIIISPGPASPDEAGVTLAVIEHFKDKLPILGICLGHQSIAQVFGGDVVRAKNMMHGKTSTMKQHISCEIFKDLPEEFIATRYHSLIVDKNTLPEVIEPTAYSTDDNEIMALKIKDKDIYGVQFHPESIMSQYGHEIIGNFLKL
- a CDS encoding AI-2E family transporter, whose protein sequence is MKEKQIGYYFIVLASVVVVLAGIKNASSIIVPFLLSVFIAIILAPTFTYLKSKKIPSSLALIAVLGVFLLVVLFVVKLISTSVYQFSVNVDDYTEKLVIYYEYIASFLQSFGYSISIESLSEMLNAKQIMKFVSSMVQGVGSLFTNGFVIILTVAFMLLESETFIRKVQVSSQDSLEHIEEIFHKIKHYMVIKSLISFATAFVIYIALQLIGTDYPFLWAVLAFLLNFIPNIGSILAAVPAVLISLVQLGFMSASIVAGVYVLVNIVIGSIVEPKVMGKGLGVSTLVVFLSLIFWGWLLGIVGMFLSIPLTIMAKIIFNANEKTKWLALMLGDGDNLQKKDPLIIKQ
- a CDS encoding ABC transporter permease; this translates as MPVFSSLILFILFFFSFFGSFFYTVSPYELNPQAILEAPSLMHVLGTDRLGRDILARLIEGGKVSLIIGVGSALIASFIGLILGSLAGYFRGTVDKTFVLVVDLFLTFPTFFLLLALVSYMNASIFVLIVIISITGWMTTARLIRAESFKIGFQGYIKILNIANVSKLKILLKYYAPILAPIYFVSFTFGVGGAILAESGLSFLGLGIVAPQMSWGTILSGGKDVVEIAWWVSFFPGLFIFLVTFSLINISNYLQQITNQKDIQTT
- the flgK gene encoding flagellar hook-associated protein FlgK — protein: MANLFNTLGIGYSGLSAAQVAINTTGHNIANAETEGYTRQRVINEAAIPLSTTSGQIGNGVRVLDIKRVFDNFVFDRYASVSADKEYSDFEMKTLEELSSYFPEIDGVGIKADLAAYYDMWQTFADNPDNDAIKIALAKQTESLTNHIKDTQDQIIALQQEVNSQLELNINQVNEIAAQIAELNLSIDTAESAGTFEASDLRDKRNVLERSLARLIGADVNQGQLEANIQIDSNSNTKTGSYTISVNGFNIVDGSTYHPLRIDKTKSEYGFFEVSYERQDGTLIPLEEELNGGKIGAIFDLRGRALDDTTGMPTDGIIQTVVAQFDAFAKGLIESTNNLYAQSNTTSMQSNIVPLNVGDALLSSNLNIHEGAFDVIIYDVDGNEVARRTINIDAGTTMSGVAGSNSIQAQITENKDDNGDLNGNNDVDDFMQFNFQPSATGELRLELNIDAASKAQGYTFSIADNLKTNEFSSGSNFAGAIGLHRFLDGKNARDIKINADLANNPTTIRAGYSTSSGDNRVALDMVQQQFEKYDFAVGRDNYNSSIYGMFDVSATYVGITTNSAISRNETISTQFNATELEYNSITKVSIDEEMTNLIKYQTSYGAAAKVITTVDQMMQTLLGIKQ
- a CDS encoding flagellar biosynthesis anti-sigma factor FlgM; amino-acid sequence: MISRVNSSVAQNIYAKNASENKVKENVGTENAKDSSKVEQLKESINSGEYKVDLSSLSKKMADELL
- a CDS encoding rod-binding protein — protein: MSYGLNALQAQAQLVTQNKDIPQINTKVEDKALREQTDAFEAIMVKMLMDNAMKDENNIFSSQNDPGDKIYKSMYREELSKASAGSFGFSQMLYDYLSQKK
- a CDS encoding flagellar basal body P-ring protein FlgI, with product MKILLTFILFLSSLYATKITDVSNIVGVRENQIIGYSLVVGLKKTGDGTTSKFTLQSIANMLKAMNIDMNPVDIKSKNVAAVVVTAKLKPFARQGDKFDVTVSSIGDAKSLEGGTLLMTPLKGVDGKIYALAQGPLSIGGMNQRGAGSESHPTTGLVFNGGLVEREINIDLFHQEYATLSLKEAGFSNAVSVQNAINQHFNTQVAVAIDSRSVKLKRPQNRSMIEFLAEVQNVDMAYKPQDKIVINERTGTIVAGVDIELKPIMLTHGDITIKIVEENDITAPEGSMTVDKNMVIGMNDNQLYTKKGTTTVANLVRSLQKLGATPKDIIAILEAMKSVGSISAELEVI